In the Spirochaetia bacterium 38H-sp genome, TCAACAAAGAGCAGGTCTCGTAGTAAAATATGATGAGGCAAATCAGTATTATCTAAGAATAACAAGGGAGGATGACGGTAATATTGTTTTGGCTGTTGTAGCTTATGATCATGGTGCTTCGTCTGTTCTCCCTTCTTCCGAGATAGTGCTTTCTTCTTCCAGGGTATATCTTAGAGCTGAGATGAACTATAAGGATATATATTTCAGCTATTCGGAAGACGGATTAAAATGGCAAAGAATAGAGCATTCGTTTGAGTCATGGAAGTTGTCAGACGATTATGTGGAGCCTATGGGATTTACAGGTATGTTTGTAGGTATGGCCTGTCAGGACCTTACAGGCAGGAAAAGATATGCTGATTTTGAATATTTCTTGTACAGAGAATTGGAATAAGCGATATTCTCTTGTTATATTAATGAGCGGGAGAACCAATGGAATCATTATCTGTGCCTAAATATGTACAGATAAAGAATAATCTCATTAAAATTATAGAAGAGGATGGTCTTAAGGAGGGGGATATCCTCCCCTCTGAGACTTTTCTTGCCACAAGCTATGGGGTTAGTAGAGTCACTGTGAGACAGGCTATAGATCTTCTCGTAAGAGAAGGGCTTGTATATAAGATTCAGGGAAAGGGTACCTTCTATAGGGGAAAGCCTAAGAAGTCAAAAGATGCCAGAACCCATCTGATAGGTGTTATTTCTCCCATAACAAGATGGTACATATATCCGCATATCCTTGATGGTATAGAACAGAAGGTTCAGGAGTATAAGTATGGGGTTATGATTGGCAATTCCCGTGGAGATGTGGATAAGGAGTATGCCATTATACAGGATATGATAAGGAAGGGTGTGGAAGGGATTCTTCTGGAGCCTGCTGCAAGTTCTTTTTTTATGACCAGACAGGCGAGGACTCTTCTCCCTTCTCTTAAGATTCCTGTTGTTCTTATTGATTCTTTTTACGAAGAGGCAAGATCTTATCTCTCTATGATAAGTCCAGATGATGTGGAAGGTGGAAAACGTGCTGCAGACTATCTTGTAAAGATGGGACAT is a window encoding:
- a CDS encoding GntR family transcriptional regulator, encoding MESLSVPKYVQIKNNLIKIIEEDGLKEGDILPSETFLATSYGVSRVTVRQAIDLLVREGLVYKIQGKGTFYRGKPKKSKDARTHLIGVISPITRWYIYPHILDGIEQKVQEYKYGVMIGNSRGDVDKEYAIIQDMIRKGVEGILLEPAASSFFMTRQARTLLPSLKIPVVLIDSFYEEARSYLSMISPDDVEGGKRAADYLVKMGHKKIGILYKRDVMAGRLRYLAFKQRLEELGCPLDPSCVWTFSSDEGVNDVEPTKRLVRKFLMMDSRVRPTAMFFFNDETALHGFQMIRAAGLSVPDDVSILSYDDSEFARFCEVPLTSISHPKEELGRRAVEVLVGIIEGDIMPPQQILFAPHIVERHSVICRS